The Pecten maximus chromosome 10, xPecMax1.1, whole genome shotgun sequence region tgaaaacatttgaCTATACGCTCTTATGAATTCCTATGAAAAGACTTCTATATTCGGAACGCTTTTCCCCCTAAGTGAAAATTATTAGTTCGTTACAAAATCCCAACGGGACAGAGGTAGGATAGGGAAGTAGTTGTTTGGAATTTCGTTAAATTTCCTGATGAAGACAGATTTTAATGCTTGTTATGTAAACTGTTTTTTCTAGTGAAATACGCAATGATTCAAGGGGCGTCCGATTAGTTTACGGCAGTGACGTATCATACAGATGTAGGATACTGATGTCAATATGCCCTGACCACACACAAATAACTTGCAAACGTACATCCGTCACGTGCTCACGAGCGACATGATATGTGCAGTCTTTAAAATTCATACACCAATGCCTTCAAAATCAGGCAGACAAAATGCAtgaacatgttatatcattacgTGCTTCTGTGTTTTATAAATTAGTTTTAGAATAGAATTCTGAGAATGTGACGAAGATCAAACTCAATCTCCATTTGTTCTAATTAATCGTTCATGATCACCGAACAAATGTCTCGCCTTGACTTTGGTTATCGATATGGACTCGCTGACCgacatatacatgtgtgtggGTGTCTATTTAGTCTAActataataaaatatcttacattttGGAGCATGATGGTGAtactttttttgataattttgtttgcagtgttttatttaaaacttcACCGGACCTCATTTTGCCATTGGCCATAATGTTAGACAGTCCAATAACACAATGAAACGCACATTGATAATGGGTAAAAGGCGTAAAGAAAGTGAATTGGATGAACCGACGAAAACACTTATATTCTACATTTGACAAATATTGATCGCCTCGCGTAATCCTTCAATGCATTATTCAATGTATATGAGTGATCCAAAAATAAAGATAGGAATCCAGTGCTTTGATCTATTATTGAAGTCGGTTAACATCGTTAAAAgatgtttaaacattttgaaGTTATTCTAGGATAGGAAAAAATAAAGTTGGATCAGTTTGCATCAACTTCTCGCCTGATAGCttatatgaaatacattttaaggaTAGTTCATGTGGTCAGACAGAAATCCTCGATCATTCTGTCGAAGACAGCTGCGAGCCTAAAAGTACCAACTGAAAACCTGTCTGAAAATGAACAGCAATTCCAAACATGTATGATTGTTGGCTGGTTAAATTCTTTTTGTTCTAACTGTATAAATAATAAGTAGAATTGAATGCTAGTTAAACAATGTGAATTGTTGTGTGGATAAGGAGACAATCTATTGAGAACAGGTGGCCGTACTAATTAAACCTGATATTTACCGCCGTCTACGTCACGCTTATCTGAGAACTAGAAGGTTGTTTACAAGTTGTTTATCAAATAACTTAATCATTTCCTCATGTTTACTGTCTATTTTAGGGGCAATATCCGTGTTTAAGTCACTCTTTCCTCTACGTTAGGATGATCGAGTATTAAAACTGTAGGAGATGAGGTTACCAGGTATTTAGCATTATATAAAGACATTGATTACCTGTTACGAGGGTtccatataattatatatcgtGACGTCACATAATGCTATCTTTAATAACGCAGGGCggactgatttttttttttttgtaaatgtaaacaaaaatatctttGCAAAGTGACCCTTAAAAAAAGTACCAGGGTGATGAGTCCATGTATTCCGGAAGGACCAGCGTCTTCGGCTTCATTCACGATAACAGTAATGCAGATCTAGGTAAAATGTGGGTTATGCCATGTCTTCAAATTGAGGAGCAGGATGGTTAGCAAGTAACCAGCAGTTATCGAATATTGAACACATTTGACATCACATTACACACggaaatttcatatttcaaataagAGCATTGTGCCAGACGACGCCAAGATTATGTACTATTTGTCTCTACTAATGTTACGAATCGGTTGATCTTACAGGACGATCATCCCAAACGATCATCTTGTGGGGTCAGCCGATTTGGGGAGGATCGGGTTTTGACCCACTTTGATTTAAAATTACTTTACAAATGGTACAAAGTGTCTTAACACTGCAACCAAAATGCTGTGCCACTCGACGCCTCCCGAATCATACTACTGCCTCCTCTCTGTATTTATGACAGTCGAACTATAATTATTAAGTTGATAAATGGCAAGATTTGGCGAATCATGttcttaaaatgtaataaactagTTGCAAGCGAAGATACAAGATAGTCGCAGGAAACCTCGCGGAGCTCTTCCGTGAATGAAGACTTTCGAGCCTTGCTTTTTCGTAACCCCCTTGGATTTAGAAATTTAATCTTTTACCATTTTCTTATCCTGCCAGAGCATTATTGCTTTCATTCATAAGCTTGGCAATGATTGTTTCACTTCTCATTGAAAAAGGAATGTGTAAAAAATTGTGTTGTAGGAGTTAAATAAACATATAagtttgataataataaaaaatcaaGTGTAAAATAATTGATTTCAAGTAACTTTCTAAATTTGATATACTCTGTTATAGCATTGTTGTCACACTCAGTATTTTATCGGTGCGCTCTCGCATTTTACAAACGCAGTATTAAAACGTGTAGCATAGCTCATCATTACACACCAGGCCATCAATTTTCATAGACGTCTTGCTTTTCGCCCATCTTGCCTCAgactttttatattttacacacAATCTGACATCACAAAAATGACAGAGTGTCTCTTACCTCATTTTAAATCGTGCAATATATATTCTAATTGCTTTTGATCAACGATGCTAGAATTCCGACAGCACTgtaaaacatacaataaaatGGGTGTACCTAGTTTATAATCAAAGCACGACCGTTTTTGTGTGAATCTATTCATTCAGTGTgaaacagttttatttttttgcaaattttgttCACTCGTGCGGCGTGCTAAAATAAACCACCtgttaaaaatatttgtaatattttatcacGTTTTATTCAATATGCTTGTTTAGTATATTCTTTATGTTCAatttgtagaaaaaaatatgtttccccaagttcatattttacataacatttttttttttcattttatttaaacatatttattgccCCAAAATTGAGTAGAGCATTAGGCACAAGTTTTTCCAACTTGTATCAAAGCCTTTTCCTCTAAAACAGTTCATGTATTGATATCTACATGATAACATTTAACAAGGCATGCAAATCATAATATGCAATCAATACATTTTACTTAAAACCTGTTGCtggatttgatgaaaatatGCCCGTGTCTGAAAACTTCTTTATTTATGTCTACAATCAGATGTTCGTTTCCAAATAAACATGATTCTAGATTAACGGGATATATATTTAACGACctagtgttttgttttttccatTTTGGAATCAAATTTCGAGTACCAAGTATAACGCTAAGCATTAGGTGACCTGTATATATTAAGGAGATTGACGACATAAATAATTCTGAAAaggaacaaaatataaaattacctTCCACCAAAAGATTTTAGACATTAAGATTTCTAAAATGGTAATTCGCTTCTCAGTAGATGTGTCTAACACTAGGGATATGCTATTCTTatttatagtaatatatatataaatgtcgtTTTCTCGATCAATTGATTTTCAagaattagaagaaaaaaactacattcacattttatacagtatacTTAATTACAGCAAATGTACATTACTTAACTGTACATAGCTGTACATTACTTAACTGTACATAGCTGTACATTACTTAACTGTACATAGATGTACATTACTTAACTGTACAAAGCTGTACATTACTTAACTGTACATAGCTGTACATTACTTAACTGTACATAGCTGTACATTACTTAACTGTACATAGCTGTACATTACTTAACTGTACATAGCTGTACATAACTTAACTGTACATTACTTAACTGTACATTACTTAACTGTACATAGCTGTACATTACATAGCTGTACATTACTTAACTGTACATAACTGTACATTATTTAACTGTACATAGCTGTACATTACTTAACTGTACATAGCTGTACATTACTTAACTGTACATAGCTGTACATTACTTAACTGTACATAGCTGTACATTACTCAACTGTACATAGATGTACATTACTTAACTGTACATAGCTGTACATTACTTAACTGTACATAGCTGTACATTACTTAACTGTACATAGCTGTACATTACTTAACTGTACATAGCTGTACATTACTTAATTGTACATAACTGTACATTACTTAACTGTACATTACTTAACTGTACATAACTGTACATTACTTAACTGTACATAGCTGTACATTACTTAATTGTACATAACTGTACATTACTTAACTGTACATTACTTAACTGTACATAGCTGTACATAACTTAACTGTACATTACTCAACTGTACATTTCTTATTTGTATattacttaagcattgaactgtttttgtatggtatttatgatttatttgaatgccaaagctctggcattcaaatggatcataaataccatacaaaaacagttcaacgcttatatttacattccttttactttttttattttttaaatgctataattcatatttaaaattcataattcccgccgAACCGACAGTagattttttgtcagtcgttggaacagctggaacatggtcgcgtgatttttggcaaacaaaatagtacacggaaaattaaaaaaaaactactcaattttgttaatcattttattatcaacgtaatgcgcaaatggtatattttttataacaaataatgtagacaaaataattcgTCGTTAAACTTAgttatcctggatattgtagtcccggtttgtgttgtttaatacgctgataagtgtggcgcgtgatggatggcatttaaacgcacatcaatgccagagctctcaaacaggctatatagtgacaatgccagacaaatgtaaatatttaattgtgCATTACTTAACTGTAAATTACTTAACTATACATAACTTAACTGTAAATTACTTTACTGTGGCGTGTCATCACGGAAACTGATAAGAGGTTTCGTATTAACACACTTCAAATGTGAAATACACTCATTGTTCATCACTCAAGTTCTGTTTCCGAAACTTCAGTTATAGCTTATCTAACGTTGATTAATGAATTATGGCTAGATTGAGATATCTATATCTAAGAAAAGTGGTTTACCACGTTACAGTAATAAGttaggtaaaacaaacaacgtGGGTATCATTTTCACCCGTATTTGGTCTGTAGAtggatttttttgaaaattttaaaataagtCTGGTTCCATCACTTTGTCGTGAAATATGAAGAGAAATAAACATAAATCATCATGTATACATTTAATTAGGTATACCTATGATTAAAAATCTTGTTCTTACGAGGCGAttgtatctccttgacaccaaTCCCCTTTCACAGTAAGAGGCGATGCCCTCACCTCTCTCCTTGACATATGGATGCTTTGAAATGAGTAGTCAGTCATAGTTACCGGTTTCCTTTACCAGAAAAAAACCGAAATGCGTCAACTCCTTATCAATTCATTTCGAAAATGCTGAGTCAAACGTTTTTCCGAAATCTTTCATGAGCAACATTACTTGAAGAGCTCTTCCGTTGACATTTTAAAAAGACAATAccataaaataatattgatatatcataccaatatatttaccattgtatggcactgccactatataaccctaccaattcagttgcgtgttcaccagcctatgaactgccaacaggaagtgatctctgctactggtaagcgcgggaaatttgaatttgaaaatttcaaaacaaaaatcgcatgacaaataaaaaatcgcagatggtaaatataagaattgaacggctttcagttggcattcatattgactatgaatgccaactgaaagccgttcaatgcttaaataagtAGCATGTAGTTATGTGGGATTTATCCTTAACTTGGCATATTATCAAtaacacatgtattacaaatagCAGGTCATATTTATCTcagatatatgaaatatttaaaacttcAAATTAATTACAATCTTCAATTTGTTGCTGTCACACATATCGTTTCATAATACGAGCAGTCTTATTGAGGACCTAATTTCCTTTCTCTAATTTGGtgtatttttagattttgttttttttacctctGTATAATAACTATGattaagtttgtttgtttgtttggttgttttttgtttgatttttgttttgtttgtttttgttttttctctctttcaAATCAATTACAAAGTTTACTTGGTAATCCGGAACACTAGTTATAGTGCTATAGGTACGGTATGGAGTTTTTGAATCTAATAGTTTTAAAGTGCACATTTTTTTTCGTCATATGATAGGAGGATGACTTTCTGAATCTCATTCCTCGTCTGAATTTTTCAAGTTTGGAAATAAGTGATCTTGTCCGTATCAAGTTTCAATAGatgatttttttataatattactCTTAGACCCTGACAATCTGTAGAGCGGTATAAACATACATCTCTCAGTCCTGTCACTGACAAAAGATCATGTCGACTTCATTGTAGTATGATACTACTTCCAACTCACATGGCGTGGGGACACGTACTGTAGATGCTTCCGGAAATCTTCTTCTATGGACTGCACCGTTcttagagttatgtcccttacatcGTAGCTCGACAATGTCAAATTTCTTATCGTACTAAGATAAAAGTAAGCGTATAGTACGTATTGCCTCAAAATAATTACAATAGctttttattttcacacttgTTTGTATATTCTTTGTAACAGAATGAAAGTTTCCAAAAATCCATGTTTCTTCGCGCAACGTAATCAGGGGTTGAACGCCAACTATACTGTATCTGTACAACGGTTCTATGAATATGACAACTAAGGGAAACCCATCATGTTCTATTAATAGGATAAAAGAGGGAAATCCACATTGTTCTATAAATAAGACAACTAAGGGGAACCAAAATTGTTCTATAAATATGACAACTAAGTGGAATCCATCGTGTTCTATAGATAGGACAATAGAGGAAATCCCACAATGTTCTATAAATAGGACAATAAAGGGGAACCCATCGTCTTCTATAGATAGGACAATAGAGGAGAAACCCATAGAGTTTGATAAATAAGACAATAGAGGGTAACCCACAGAGTTCTATAGATAGGACAATAGAGGGGAAACccaaaatgatttataaataggACAATAAGGGGAACCCacaattttctataaataggaCAATAAAGCGGAATCCACACTGTTCTATAAATAGGACAATAAAGCGGAATCCACAATATTCTATAAATAGGACAATAAAGCGGAATCCACAATGTTCTATAGATAGGACAATAAAGGGGAATCCACTATGTTCTATAAATAGGACAATAGAGGGGAAACCCACAGAGTTCTATAGATAGGACAAAAGAAGGAAACCTTCAGTGTTTTATAACTAGACATTAGCTTCCATATACACGTAAAACAGTTTGTAAATAGGTCAAAACTGTGATGCTGAAAACTTCATATTTATAATTTCGcctcaaaactgaaaaatattcaGGATTCTGAACATCTTAATATAATTTAATGCACTTTTCAGCATATGTTGGAGACGTTGTTACATCCATAACGTGAAGTGTAATTCAATTTGGACTTTAAAAACAGCAcagcgtgaatgagcatcttggattgccattaatcACGTATATTACTAGAATTTTAGAATATTTAGGAGTATGCGGCTTTAAATGAATGCCAGCGAAAGGAAAACGTAATTTAAAAGCTTTTCCACTACCAGCTAGGGCGTTATACATGTCCATTACACAAGTCTATTTTTAGCGCATTGTCACCGCTTTTGAGAGATGAGCACGCAACACGCTTTTTATGTTGGCTAAGaaacagtatatttcaattgacTTAAGAATATTGGGACTGAACTGCAGCCATTCTCTCACAAAAATCGGCAAAATATCTCTCTCTTTTTTAATTGTGCTTTCAGATAAGAACAAGGGCGTTTTCCTGTTCCCTATACATGTCGTATCCCTGTAATACTTCATTTGAAGAGCATCCTGTTGGTTTCAAGTATGGATACTTATGTGTCTGTTTCAAcactctatacatgtatacgtaggTACTGCATCACTCCACCAACGCCCACACACACTACAAGTGTTCCACTTTATACTTCACACCACCAGATATTCTAAAAGCACTCCATTATGTTCTCAAGGTAAAGTTAaaactttagccaaatttgagCAAAAACGTTTAGccaaaactgaaacatgatcattttatgaaaataagttcattccaaaaaaattgtaaattcaACTCTATTGGATTGAATAGATAATGTTTCCTGCCCCTAAAAGATATTCATGTATTCTTTTGGTATGTCCactgtacagagtaaaagaatctaaaatgaatttaaagtgaaatgtgtaataacagcctttgattgaaatataaatatgattcTGCATAGTAGTAATActattattaagtgaatggagagccattacaaaactttaacctcaagaatacagagaaaacagttaaGTTCATAATTGGAATAAAATTCAACaactgaaaatatttgttttccctctatgcaaagaatcagcatcctaataccattattaagtgaatggtgtgccattataaaacctaaaccaaaactttaacctaaAGAATACAGAGAAGACagttaagttcataatatgccaaaaattaaattttttttttttttttttttttttcatttttgactgTACAgaagtaatgccacacacccaaagaacctctatgcaaagaatctGCATCCGAATActattattaagtgaatggtgtgccattataaaactttaaccaaaactttaacctgaagaatacagagaaaacagttaaGTTCATAGtatgcaaaaaaaaatccaaaaaaatgcaaagaatcagcatcctaatactatttttaagtgaatggtgtgccattataaaattTTAACCAAAAATCTAACCTAAAGAATACAGAGAAGACagttaagttcataatatgcccaaaattcaaaaaaaatgaaaatattttttttttcaattttaaccgtacaaaagtaatgccacacagccaaagaacctctatgcaaagaatcagcatcctaataccattattaagtgaatggtgtaccattataaaactttaaccaaaactttaacctgaagaatacagagaaaaaagttaagttcataatatggaataaaattcaaaaaatgaaaatattttttttcatttttgacttTACAAAAGTtatgccacacacccaaagaacctctatgcaaagaatcagcacCCTAATACTATTTTTAAGTGAATgatgtgccattataaaactttaaccaaaactttaacctgaagaatacagaGAGAGAAAAGTTAAGTACTTAATATggagaaaatttcaaaaaatgaaaatatttttatttttatttttaagtgtACAAAAGTAATGCTACTCACCcaaaagaacctctatgcaaagaatcgGCATCcaaataccattattaagtgaaaaGTGTgtcattataaaactttaaccaaaactttaaccggacggacggacggacgcaacaaacctatagtccccccggttTCAAGGGGACTAATAAGAAGGAACTCACTGCAGTTTTCAACCGACTTGTTCAGTTTGCTTTCAATTCGacatataattaataattcatcTTCGAATAGACATGATTACATGGTAGATTTGGAAAGAGAAGAGAACAGAGTCCCCACAAGTTTTGATAATGATCAGGTAATGCTCTTTCATTAACAGGGGCGATTTGCGCATTTTTCATGCATGACAGAGGATAGTTTCCGATTActtataatataacatttgtaCTACGTTTACAAGGGACGACTTCGGTTGGTATTCGAGCGTCTACCCTTTAATATAGTATGGCTGTTCCTTCTAATGTGATTGGATATGCGTATAAAGAAAAGTCAATCACTGCCATGCTTCAAAATGGTAACGCATGCACAAAAAAGTTAAGCTGTTGTAGTTGGAACTCTTCTAACAAAGGGCCGTGCATGGTTGATGGAGTCGCTGTAATCTGAACGATTATAATTAGAGCAAGTCGAATCTCAACTCGAGTCCCAACCGAAGTCGCTCAAGATCGGAAGGTTTCCCCACAGTCTAGGTAGGTGTTCCCATAGTCTAGGTAGGTGTTCCCATAGTCTAGGTTGGTGTTCCCACAGTCAGGGTAGATGCTCCCAAGGTCAGGGTAGGTTTTCCCACAGTCAGGGTAGGTGTTCCCACATTCAGGGTAGGTGTTCCCACAGTCAGGGTAGGTTTTTACACAGTCCGGGTAGGTGTTCCCACAGTCAGGGTAGGTTTTTACACAGTCCGGGTAGGTGTTCCCACAGTCAGGGTAGGTGTTCCCACAGTCAGGTAAGGTGTTCCCACAGTCAGGGTAGGTTTTTACACAGTCCGGGTAGGTGTTCCCACAGACAGGGAAGGTGTTCCCACAGTCAGGTAAGGTGTTCCCACAGTCAGGGTTGGTGTTCCCACAGTCAGGTAGGTGTTCCCACAGTAAGGGAAGTTGTTCCCACCGTCAGAGTAGGTGTTCCCACAGACAGGGTCGGTTTTTACACAGTTAAGGTAGGTGTTCCCACAGTCAGGGAAGGTGTTCCCACAGTCAGGGAAGGTGTTCCCACAGTCAGGGTAGGTGTTCCCACAGTCAGGGAAGTTGTTCCCACCGTCAGGGTAGGTATTCCCACAGACAGGGTAGGTGTTCCCACAGTCAGGGTAGGTGTTTACACAGTCATGGTAGGTGTTTACACAGTCAGGATTGGTGTTTACACAGTCAGGATTGGTGTTCCCACATTCAGGGTAGGTGTTAACACAGTCAGGATAGGTGTTTACACAGTCATGGTAGTTGTTCCCACAGTCAGGGTAGGTGTTCCCACAGACAGGGTAGGTTTTTACACAGTTAAGGTAGGTGTTCCCACAGTCAGGGAAGGTGTTCCCACAGTCAGGTAAGGTGTTCCCACAGTCAGGGAAGGTGCTCCCACAGTCAGGGTAGGTGTTCCCACAGTCAGGGAAGTTGTTCCCACCGTCAGGGTAGGTGTTCCAACAGACAGGGTAGGTGTTCCCAAAGTCACAGCAGTTATTCCCACAGTCAGGGTAGGTGTTTCCACAGTAAGAGTAGGTGTTCCCACAGTCAGGGTAGGTGTTGACACAGTCGGGGTAGATGCTCCCAGGGTCAGGGTAGGTTTTTCCACAGTCAGGGTAGGTGTTCCCACAGTCAGGGTAGGTTTTTACAGTCAAGGCAGGTGTTCCCACAGTCAGGGAAGGTGTTCCCACAGTCAGGGTAGGTGTTCCCACAGTCACAGCAGTTATTCCCACAGTTAGGGTAGGTGTTTCCACAGTAAGGGTAGGTGGTCTCACATTCAGGTAAGGTGTTCACACAGTCAGGTAAGGTGTTCCCACAGTCAGGTAAGGTGTTCACACAGTCAGGTAAGGTGTTCCCACAGTCAGGGTAGGTGTTCCCACAGTCACAGCAGTTATTCCCACAGTCAGGGTAGGTGTTTCCACAGTAAGGGTAGGTGGTCTCACAGTCAGGGTAGGTGTTTACACAGTCAGGGTAGGTGTTCCCACAGACAGTACCGGGATGTTAACACAGTCAGGGTAGGTGTTCCCACAGTCAGGGTAGGTTTTCTCACAATCAGGGAAGGTGTTCCCATAGTCTAGGTAGGTGTTCCCACAGTCAGGGTAGGTGTTTCCACAGTCAGGTTAGATGTTCCCACAGTCAGGGTAGGTTTTTACACAGTTACAGTAGGTGATCCCACAGTCAGG contains the following coding sequences:
- the LOC117336698 gene encoding uncharacterized protein LOC117336698 — protein: MGTPSLIVRKPTLTVGTPTLTVLTSRPPTLTVETPTLTVGITAVTVGTPTLTVGTPSLTVGTPALTVKTYPDCGNTYPDCGKTYPDPGSIYPDCVNTYPDCGNTYSYCGNTYPDCGNNCCDFGNTYPVCWNTYPDGGNNFPDCGNTYPDCGSTFPDCGNTLPDCGNTFPDCGNTYLNCVKTYPVCGNTYPDCGNNYHDCVNTYPDCVNTYPECGNTNPDCVNTNPDCVNTYHDCVNTYPDCGNTYPVCGNTYPDGGNNFPDCGNTYPDCGNTFPDCGNTFPDCGNTYLNCVKTDPVCGNTYSDGGNNFPYCGNTYLTVGTPTLTVGTPYLTVGTPSLSVGTPTRTV